From the Anas platyrhynchos isolate ZD024472 breed Pekin duck chromosome 27, IASCAAS_PekinDuck_T2T, whole genome shotgun sequence genome, one window contains:
- the LHFPL5 gene encoding LHFPL tetraspan subfamily member 5 protein translates to MPKLLPAQEAARIYHTNYVRNARAMGVLWALFTLCFAILMVVTFIQPYWIGDSIDTPQAGYFGLFSYCIGNALTGELICKGSPLDFGTIPSSAFKTAMFFVGISTFLIIGSILCFSLFFFCNAATVYKVCAWMQLAAATGLMIGCLIYPDGWDSSEVRRMCGDKTDKYTLGACTVRWAYILCIIGILDALILSFLAFVLGNRQDNLLPSDFKVESKEEGND, encoded by the exons ATGCCCAAGCTGCTGCCGGCGCAGGAGGCGGCGCGGATCTATCACACCAACTACGTGCGGAACGCCAGGGCCATGGGCGTGCTGTGGGCCCTCTTCACCCTCTGCTTCGCCATCCTGATGGTGGTGACCTTCATCCAGCCCTACTGGATCGGCGACAGCATCGACACGCCCCAGGCCGGCTACTTCGGCCTCTTCTCCTACTGCATCGGCAACGCGCTCACCGGCGAGCTCATCTGCAAGGGCAGCCCCCTGGATTTCGGCACCATCCCCTCCAGCGCCTTCAAGACGGCGATGTTCTTCGTGGGCATCTCCACCTTCCTCATCATCGGCTCCATCCTCTGCTtcagcctcttcttcttctGCAACGCGGCCACCGTCTACAAAGTCTGCGCCTGGATGCAGCTGGCAGCAG CCACGGGGCTGATGATCGGCTGCCTGATTTACCCCGACGGCTGGGACTCGAGCGAGGTGAGGCGCATGTGCGGGGACAAAACGGACAAATACACGCTGGGCGCCTGCACCGTGCGCTGGGCGTACATCCTCTGCATCATCGGCATCCTCGACGCGCTCATCCTCTCCTTCCTGGCCTTCGTGCTGGGCAACCGGCAGGACAACCTCCTCCCGTCGGATTTTAAAGTGGAGAGCAAAG AGGAGGGCAACGACTGA